A stretch of Microbacterium sp. LWH3-1.2 DNA encodes these proteins:
- a CDS encoding DUF3097 family protein, whose product MDDRYGADVLATGWKGHGVRELPRVAASRDLVVEVADDGFCGAVVGASGGMVELEDRRGRRRLFPLGAGFLIDGRDVVLGPPAPAAAPTGPKRTASGSFAAAESRARVARASRILVEGRHDAELVEKVWGDDLREEGVVVEYLQGIDLLDAALDEEPPSAERRYGVLVDHLVPGSKESRIADAIARGRHGEHVLIVGHPWIDVWQCVTPRAVGIERWPGVPRGIEFKVGVCRALGWPARDQADIARAWKRILASVKSYRDLEPAFLGRVEELIDFVTVPQ is encoded by the coding sequence ATGGACGATCGCTACGGCGCCGATGTGCTGGCCACGGGCTGGAAGGGCCACGGGGTGCGGGAGCTGCCGCGGGTGGCGGCATCCCGTGATCTCGTCGTCGAGGTGGCGGATGACGGCTTCTGCGGCGCCGTCGTCGGTGCGTCCGGCGGCATGGTGGAGCTCGAGGACCGCCGCGGCCGCCGCCGGCTGTTCCCGCTGGGCGCCGGGTTCCTCATCGACGGCAGGGACGTCGTGCTCGGGCCGCCGGCGCCCGCCGCGGCCCCGACCGGTCCGAAGCGCACGGCCTCGGGTTCGTTCGCGGCGGCGGAGTCGCGTGCGCGCGTCGCGCGGGCCAGCCGCATCCTCGTCGAGGGCCGGCACGATGCCGAGCTCGTCGAGAAGGTGTGGGGCGACGACCTCCGCGAGGAGGGCGTCGTCGTGGAGTACCTGCAGGGCATCGACCTCCTCGACGCCGCGCTCGACGAGGAGCCGCCCTCGGCTGAGCGCCGCTACGGCGTGCTCGTCGACCACCTCGTGCCCGGCTCGAAGGAGTCGCGCATCGCCGACGCGATCGCGCGCGGTCGCCACGGCGAGCACGTGCTGATCGTCGGCCACCCCTGGATCGACGTGTGGCAGTGCGTCACGCCCCGCGCGGTCGGCATCGAGCGCTGGCCCGGCGTGCCGCGCGGCATCGAGTTCAAGGTCGGCGTGTGCCGCGCGCTCGGCTGGCCCGCACGCGACCAGGCCGACATCGCCCGGGCGTGGAAGCGCATCCTCGCGTCGGTGAAGTCCTATCGCGACCTCGAGCCCGCCTTCCTCGGCCGCGTCGAGGAGCTCATCGATTTCGTCACCGTCCCGCAATAG
- a CDS encoding CPBP family intramembrane glutamic endopeptidase, with protein MPAHPDAPPAPAVGTWSWGLAPALLVCLAAPAFFVVRVPWLGWVLLTAGLAVALLMERTDAAARPPAPDGGIRPPSLVRDLSLIAVGLLIVSAIPLKAELDNLAIARFALALGGAVAVPYVISRWLYRDRAIRFPWRGGERWTRFQWTWLIAVLLLGWLILPFYFITSGVYLNWPVVDAPELIARLFVGVGAVGIWDELFFICTCFALLRRHFPFWQANVLQSVVFVSFLWELGYRAWGPLLTIPFALLQGFIFMKTRSLAYVVTVHLLFDAVVFLVLVHAHNPGMLDGLFLV; from the coding sequence ATGCCCGCACATCCCGACGCCCCGCCCGCGCCGGCCGTCGGCACCTGGTCGTGGGGCCTCGCACCCGCCCTGCTCGTCTGCCTCGCCGCCCCGGCGTTCTTCGTCGTGCGGGTGCCCTGGCTCGGGTGGGTGCTGCTGACGGCAGGACTTGCCGTCGCGCTGCTGATGGAGCGGACGGATGCTGCCGCCCGGCCGCCGGCGCCGGACGGCGGCATCCGTCCTCCCTCTCTCGTGCGCGACCTCTCGCTCATCGCCGTCGGGCTGCTCATCGTGAGCGCCATCCCGCTCAAGGCGGAGCTCGACAACCTCGCGATCGCGCGGTTCGCGCTCGCGCTGGGCGGTGCGGTCGCCGTGCCCTACGTGATCTCGCGGTGGCTGTACCGTGACCGGGCGATCCGGTTCCCATGGCGCGGCGGCGAGCGGTGGACGCGGTTCCAGTGGACCTGGCTCATCGCCGTGCTGCTGCTCGGCTGGCTGATCCTGCCCTTCTACTTCATCACCTCGGGCGTGTACCTCAACTGGCCGGTCGTCGACGCGCCCGAGCTCATCGCGCGCCTGTTCGTCGGCGTCGGCGCGGTCGGCATCTGGGACGAGCTCTTCTTCATCTGCACCTGCTTCGCGCTGCTGCGGAGGCACTTCCCCTTCTGGCAGGCGAACGTGCTCCAGTCGGTGGTGTTCGTGTCGTTCCTCTGGGAGCTCGGCTACCGGGCCTGGGGGCCGCTGCTCACCATCCCGTTCGCGCTGCTGCAGGGCTTCATCTTCATGAAGACGCGCTCGCTCGCCTATGTCGTCACGGTGCATCTGCTCTTCGACGCCGTCGTGTTCCTGGTGCTCGTCCACGCGCACAACCCGGGCATGCTCGACGGGCTCTTCTTGGTCTGA
- a CDS encoding M20/M25/M40 family metallo-hydrolase, producing the protein MRTRRAWAIATAVALTSTVALAGPAYAAPSNNSVKKIEKAVTLEGVMSHLEAFQDIADQYGDRAAGRPGYRASVDYVVAQLTAAGYTPEVQEFTFPYFDDNSELIRVSPQPQEFVNGVDFLRNSFDSGTPEGTATGALTPVGLVIPAAALPPNSNTSGCEAGDFAGFPAGAVALLQRGSCGFAVKALNAQAAGASAAIIMNEGQPASPGVADRTGLISMIGDATGLTIPVVAVTSAVGENLAATPGATVTVTVDYDTEPRQAWNVIAETETGNDDNTVMAGAHLDSVQDGAGINDNGSGSAALLETAIQMKKTKPNNTVRFAWWGAEEEGLLGSEHYVAELSAEEAADIALYLNFDMIGSPNFMFGVYDGDNSGGTAAPGFIPEGSAEIEDVFEAFYDGRGLPSQDSEFSGRSDYGPFIAVGIPAGGLFTGAEVPKTVAEAALYGGVAGAPYDPCYHDPCDNLTGEGQDAALYDALREDYDLVGNINTFALDVNADAVAAAVMTFAFDTSTVNAVSSPGKSHGAGKSMDAMKERFAQ; encoded by the coding sequence ATGAGAACCAGGCGCGCCTGGGCCATCGCCACCGCGGTCGCCCTGACGTCCACCGTCGCGCTGGCGGGACCCGCGTACGCGGCGCCGAGCAACAACTCGGTGAAGAAGATCGAGAAGGCAGTGACGCTCGAGGGGGTGATGTCACACCTCGAGGCGTTCCAGGACATCGCGGACCAGTACGGCGACAGGGCGGCCGGCAGGCCCGGCTACCGGGCTTCCGTCGACTACGTCGTCGCCCAGCTCACGGCGGCCGGCTACACGCCCGAGGTGCAGGAGTTCACCTTCCCGTACTTCGACGACAACAGCGAACTCATCCGCGTCTCGCCACAGCCGCAGGAGTTCGTGAACGGCGTCGACTTCCTGCGGAACTCGTTCGACAGCGGCACGCCGGAGGGCACCGCGACAGGTGCGCTCACGCCGGTGGGGCTCGTGATCCCCGCTGCCGCGCTCCCACCGAACAGCAACACGAGCGGCTGCGAGGCGGGGGACTTCGCCGGCTTCCCCGCGGGTGCCGTCGCCCTGCTGCAGCGCGGTTCGTGCGGCTTCGCCGTCAAGGCGCTCAACGCTCAGGCGGCCGGCGCGTCGGCGGCCATCATCATGAACGAGGGTCAGCCCGCCAGCCCCGGTGTCGCGGACCGGACCGGATTGATCAGCATGATCGGCGACGCGACGGGCCTCACGATCCCCGTCGTGGCGGTCACCTCGGCCGTCGGCGAGAACCTCGCGGCCACTCCGGGTGCGACCGTGACCGTGACCGTGGACTACGACACCGAGCCGCGGCAGGCGTGGAATGTGATCGCCGAGACCGAGACCGGCAACGACGACAACACGGTGATGGCGGGCGCGCACCTGGACAGCGTGCAGGACGGCGCGGGCATCAACGACAACGGCTCGGGGAGCGCTGCGCTGCTCGAGACGGCCATCCAGATGAAGAAGACCAAGCCCAACAACACGGTGCGCTTCGCGTGGTGGGGTGCCGAGGAGGAGGGTCTGCTCGGCTCGGAGCACTACGTCGCCGAACTGTCGGCCGAGGAGGCGGCGGACATCGCGCTGTACCTCAACTTCGACATGATCGGGTCGCCGAACTTCATGTTCGGCGTCTACGACGGTGACAACTCCGGCGGCACGGCGGCGCCGGGCTTCATCCCGGAGGGGTCTGCGGAGATCGAGGACGTCTTCGAGGCGTTCTACGACGGCCGCGGTCTGCCGTCGCAGGACAGCGAGTTCTCCGGACGATCGGACTACGGCCCCTTCATCGCCGTGGGCATCCCAGCGGGCGGACTGTTCACGGGTGCGGAGGTGCCGAAGACGGTGGCCGAGGCCGCGCTCTACGGCGGGGTAGCCGGTGCGCCCTACGATCCGTGCTACCACGACCCGTGCGACAACCTCACGGGCGAGGGACAGGACGCCGCGCTCTATGATGCGCTCCGCGAGGACTACGACCTCGTCGGCAACATCAACACGTTCGCCCTCGACGTGAACGCCGATGCCGTCGCCGCGGCGGTCATGACGTTCGCGTTCGACACGTCGACCGTGAACGCCGTCAGCTCGCCCGGCAAGTCGCACGGTGCGGGCAAGAGCATGGACGCGATGAAGGAGCGCTTCGCGCAGTGA
- a CDS encoding TPM domain-containing protein has product MRLRWAAALASAAVVAVSAIGSGAALATPPVTLGSGYVLDDADVLSSGEESEAQGRLEQLKTDTGLDLWVVYVDQFSEPPAASDWANQTADDNGLGPTQYLLAISTEGRQYYLSADSAGPLSEDQVAAIEQQQIQPALRQDDWLGAVDAAADGMTDAVGGGSGAPGADPGGSGWLTWLLVIVVVGVGIVLLVVLLRRRKKGAVTAGTAGPPPPSIEDLERRASSLLVETDDAIKTSAQELGFARAQFGDAATIEFEAALATAQQSLDEAFGLKQKLEDHLPDSEQDARAWNERIIALCEASNALLDEKAAAFDELRKLEQNAPEALARVHDAKAKAEASLGQAVSRLRSLQTAYAPEALATVVDNPEQARQRLAFAEEQLTAAQTAVGSGDGGEAAVGIRAAEEAVGQATLLENAIDKLATDLAEGERNAMALVAELESDIAAASALPDADGRIAGVIASTRQQLDAARAQLNGTAKRPLAALQGLEAANTQIDTLVQGVRDAEAQAQRARQMVGQVIIQAQAQVSAAEDYITARRGAVGAQARTRLAEAGASLARAQALQASDPQQAMQQAQRADQLAGQAIQLAQNDVGAFDGGMGGMFGGGQQGGQSGGGMLGAVLGGIVLNSVLGGGRSSAGSGGGLGGMLGGGGGRSSGGMRPGSFGGGGTRARRGGGRF; this is encoded by the coding sequence ATGCGACTGCGATGGGCTGCAGCGCTGGCGTCCGCTGCGGTGGTCGCGGTCTCGGCGATCGGCAGCGGAGCGGCGCTCGCGACTCCCCCGGTCACGCTCGGCTCGGGCTACGTGCTCGACGACGCCGACGTGCTGTCGTCAGGCGAGGAGTCCGAGGCGCAGGGCCGCCTCGAGCAGCTCAAGACCGACACGGGGCTCGACCTGTGGGTCGTATACGTCGACCAGTTCTCCGAACCGCCGGCCGCCTCGGACTGGGCGAACCAGACCGCCGACGACAACGGACTGGGTCCGACCCAGTACCTCCTCGCGATCTCCACCGAGGGCCGCCAGTACTACCTGTCGGCCGACTCCGCGGGGCCGCTGAGCGAGGACCAGGTCGCCGCGATCGAGCAGCAGCAGATCCAGCCCGCCCTGCGGCAGGACGACTGGCTCGGCGCCGTCGATGCGGCGGCCGACGGAATGACCGACGCCGTCGGCGGCGGAAGCGGCGCCCCGGGCGCGGACCCGGGTGGCAGCGGGTGGCTCACCTGGCTGCTCGTCATCGTCGTGGTCGGCGTCGGCATCGTTCTGCTCGTGGTGCTCCTGCGCCGCCGCAAGAAGGGCGCCGTGACCGCCGGCACCGCGGGTCCGCCTCCGCCGAGCATCGAAGACCTCGAGAGACGCGCGTCGTCGCTGCTCGTCGAGACCGACGACGCCATCAAGACCAGCGCGCAGGAGCTCGGCTTCGCGAGGGCCCAGTTCGGGGATGCCGCGACCATCGAGTTCGAGGCCGCGCTCGCGACCGCGCAGCAGAGCCTCGACGAGGCGTTCGGGCTCAAGCAGAAGCTCGAGGACCACCTCCCCGATTCCGAGCAGGACGCGCGCGCCTGGAACGAACGGATCATCGCGCTCTGCGAGGCCTCCAACGCACTCCTCGACGAGAAGGCAGCGGCGTTCGACGAGCTGCGCAAGCTCGAGCAGAACGCCCCCGAGGCGCTCGCGCGCGTGCACGACGCGAAGGCGAAGGCGGAGGCATCCCTCGGCCAGGCGGTGTCGCGGTTGCGGAGCCTGCAGACGGCGTACGCACCCGAGGCGCTGGCGACCGTCGTCGACAACCCCGAGCAGGCGCGGCAGCGCCTCGCGTTCGCAGAGGAGCAGCTCACCGCCGCGCAGACGGCGGTCGGCTCGGGCGACGGTGGCGAGGCCGCCGTCGGCATCCGGGCCGCCGAAGAGGCCGTCGGCCAGGCGACACTGCTCGAGAACGCCATCGACAAGCTCGCGACGGACCTCGCCGAGGGTGAGCGCAACGCCATGGCCCTCGTAGCCGAGCTCGAGTCCGACATCGCCGCGGCGTCGGCCCTTCCGGACGCCGACGGACGGATCGCGGGCGTCATCGCGTCGACGAGGCAGCAGCTCGACGCCGCCCGCGCCCAGCTCAACGGCACCGCCAAGCGCCCGCTCGCGGCCTTGCAGGGCCTCGAAGCGGCGAATACGCAGATCGACACGCTCGTGCAGGGCGTGCGGGACGCCGAGGCCCAGGCCCAGCGCGCACGTCAGATGGTCGGTCAGGTCATCATTCAGGCGCAGGCCCAGGTGTCGGCCGCCGAGGACTACATCACCGCGCGGCGCGGCGCGGTCGGGGCCCAGGCGCGGACGCGTCTCGCCGAAGCCGGCGCCTCGCTCGCCCGTGCGCAGGCGCTGCAGGCGAGCGACCCGCAGCAGGCGATGCAGCAGGCGCAGCGCGCCGATCAGCTCGCAGGGCAGGCGATCCAGCTCGCGCAGAACGACGTCGGCGCGTTCGACGGCGGCATGGGCGGCATGTTCGGCGGTGGCCAGCAGGGCGGGCAGTCCGGCGGCGGCATGCTCGGCGCTGTCCTCGGCGGCATCGTGCTCAACTCCGTGCTCGGCGGGGGTCGCTCCTCAGCCGGCTCGGGCGGCGGCCTCGGCGGCATGCTGGGCGGCGGCGGAGGGCGCTCCTCGGGCGGCATGCGACCCGGTAGCTTCGGAGGCGGCGGCACGCGCGCCCGCCGAGGAGGTGGCCGCTTCTGA
- a CDS encoding SulP family inorganic anion transporter, translating into MQRPLAGLARQNLVTELTAGVTLLAIAIPLNIGYAQIAGLPATAGLYALIVPTIVYALVVSSRQLVASPDAAAAALVASSIGGLATAGSADYATLALAQAIICGVMFVLMAVFKLGFLANFLSKPILIGFVGGLALDILVSQIAKMLGVQIDSGGEFVDKVFGLVSNLETVNTWSLGISAVSVAILLLGARFAKAVPWALVVLVLSTLLVVLTGLDRQGVDVLGEIPAGPPTLTWPVIDWQMWMALIPSAIALTLITTAEGLLVSRSYGEKHGYPFRANRDLLAFGLGNIAAGAQGSFSMGSSTSRTAAMDQAGSRTQLPSLVLAVGTLLLLLFGTALLADIPSPAIGAVVGVAILPLLGIREFRLLWRQDRFEFAIGAVCFVVTLFIGAIPGIVVAFVLALINLAQRAANPSIDVLAADDDAKQSLLEDAEAGTTTAPGIVVVRMAAPLFFANGSVFSSAVKRAVTGADERVKHVVIDMEAVTDIDVTGAEAFASLEEWLDHEGVSLAFSRVRTPTRARLEQLGLLSGQTFFATNREAVAGLGSRASQD; encoded by the coding sequence ATGCAGCGCCCCCTCGCCGGCCTGGCCCGGCAGAACCTCGTGACGGAGCTCACCGCGGGCGTCACGCTGCTGGCCATCGCGATCCCGCTCAACATCGGGTACGCGCAGATCGCGGGGCTTCCGGCGACCGCGGGCCTGTACGCGCTGATCGTGCCGACGATCGTCTATGCGCTCGTGGTGTCGTCGCGCCAGCTCGTCGCCTCCCCCGACGCCGCGGCGGCCGCGCTCGTCGCCTCCTCGATCGGCGGTCTCGCGACCGCCGGCAGCGCCGACTACGCGACGCTGGCGCTCGCGCAGGCGATCATCTGCGGCGTCATGTTCGTGCTGATGGCGGTCTTCAAGCTCGGATTCCTCGCGAACTTCCTCTCCAAGCCGATCCTCATCGGATTCGTCGGCGGTCTGGCGCTCGACATCCTGGTCAGCCAGATCGCGAAGATGCTCGGTGTGCAGATCGACTCCGGCGGCGAGTTCGTCGACAAGGTGTTCGGGCTGGTGTCGAACCTCGAGACGGTCAACACGTGGTCGCTGGGGATCTCGGCGGTGTCTGTCGCGATCCTGCTGCTCGGCGCGAGGTTCGCGAAGGCCGTGCCGTGGGCCCTCGTCGTCCTCGTCCTCTCGACGCTGCTCGTCGTGCTGACGGGTCTCGATCGACAGGGCGTCGACGTCCTGGGTGAGATTCCTGCCGGCCCGCCGACGCTCACGTGGCCCGTCATCGACTGGCAGATGTGGATGGCGCTGATCCCGTCGGCGATCGCGCTGACGCTCATCACGACGGCGGAAGGCCTCCTCGTCTCGCGGTCCTACGGCGAGAAGCACGGGTATCCGTTCCGCGCCAACCGCGACCTCCTCGCGTTCGGCCTCGGCAACATCGCCGCCGGTGCCCAGGGCAGCTTCTCGATGGGATCGTCCACATCGCGCACCGCCGCGATGGACCAGGCGGGCTCGCGCACCCAGCTTCCGTCGCTGGTGCTGGCGGTGGGGACGCTTCTGCTCCTGCTGTTCGGCACCGCGCTGCTGGCCGACATCCCCTCGCCCGCCATCGGCGCCGTCGTCGGGGTCGCCATCCTTCCGCTGCTCGGCATCCGCGAGTTCCGGCTGCTCTGGCGGCAGGACCGCTTCGAGTTCGCCATCGGCGCGGTGTGTTTCGTCGTGACGCTGTTCATCGGCGCGATCCCCGGCATCGTGGTGGCGTTCGTACTGGCCCTCATCAACCTCGCCCAGCGTGCGGCGAACCCCTCGATCGACGTGCTCGCCGCCGACGACGACGCGAAGCAGTCGCTCCTGGAGGACGCCGAGGCCGGCACCACGACGGCGCCGGGCATCGTGGTCGTGCGCATGGCGGCACCGCTGTTCTTCGCGAACGGCAGTGTCTTCTCGTCGGCGGTCAAGCGGGCGGTGACCGGCGCCGACGAGCGGGTGAAGCACGTCGTCATCGACATGGAGGCGGTGACCGACATCGATGTGACCGGTGCGGAGGCGTTCGCCTCACTCGAGGAGTGGCTCGACCACGAAGGGGTGAGCCTGGCGTTCAGCCGGGTCAGGACACCGACCAGGGCTCGCCTGGAACAGCTCGGGCTGCTGTCGGGCCAGACGTTCTTCGCGACCAATCGCGAGGCTGTCGCCGGGCTCGGATCGCGAGCATCGCAGGATTGA
- a CDS encoding DMT family transporter, whose product MAWVILIVSGILEAVWATALGKTEGFTKLWPSVIFGAALVASMGGLAWAMRDISTGTAYAVWVGIGASLTVAYAMITGDEAVSLVKMLLILGLVGCVVGLKLVGHE is encoded by the coding sequence ATGGCGTGGGTCATCCTCATCGTTTCCGGCATCCTCGAGGCCGTCTGGGCCACCGCGCTCGGCAAGACCGAGGGCTTCACGAAGCTCTGGCCCTCGGTGATCTTCGGCGCCGCGCTGGTCGCCAGCATGGGCGGCCTCGCCTGGGCGATGCGCGACATCTCCACCGGCACGGCGTACGCGGTGTGGGTCGGCATCGGCGCGTCGCTGACCGTCGCCTACGCGATGATCACCGGGGACGAGGCGGTCTCACTCGTCAAGATGCTCCTCATCCTCGGGCTCGTCGGGTGCGTCGTGGGCCTGAAGCTCGTCGGCCACGAGTGA
- a CDS encoding PspA/IM30 family protein, with amino-acid sequence MAKQSIFGRISTLMKANINALLDSAEDPQKMLDQLVRDYTNSIADAESAIAETIGNLRLLERDHQEDVQAAAEWGNKALAASRKADELRKAGNTTDADKFDNLAKIALQRQISEENEAKAIAPTIATQNEVVDKLKDGLNGMKQKLEQLRSKRSELLARAKTAEAQNKVHDAVKSIDVLDPTSELGRFEDKVRRQEALAAGKQELAASSLDQQFLALEDVGELTEVEARLAALKTGAPVQAAIEN; translated from the coding sequence ATGGCGAAGCAGTCCATCTTCGGTCGCATCTCGACCCTCATGAAGGCGAACATCAACGCACTCCTCGACTCGGCCGAGGACCCGCAGAAGATGCTCGACCAGCTGGTGCGCGACTACACGAACTCGATCGCCGACGCGGAGTCGGCCATCGCCGAGACGATCGGCAACCTGCGCCTGCTGGAGCGCGACCACCAGGAGGACGTCCAGGCGGCGGCCGAGTGGGGCAACAAGGCGCTCGCTGCCAGCCGCAAGGCCGACGAGCTGCGCAAGGCCGGCAACACCACCGACGCCGACAAGTTCGACAACCTCGCCAAGATCGCTCTGCAGCGCCAGATCAGCGAGGAGAACGAGGCCAAGGCGATCGCGCCGACCATCGCGACGCAGAACGAGGTCGTCGACAAGCTCAAGGACGGCCTCAACGGCATGAAGCAGAAGCTGGAGCAGCTTCGCTCGAAGCGCTCCGAGCTGCTCGCACGCGCCAAGACCGCCGAGGCGCAGAACAAGGTGCACGACGCCGTCAAGTCGATCGACGTGCTCGACCCGACCAGCGAGCTCGGCCGGTTCGAAGACAAGGTGCGTCGCCAGGAAGCCCTCGCGGCCGGCAAGCAGGAGCTCGCCGCGTCGAGCCTCGACCAGCAGTTCCTCGCCCTCGAGGACGTCGGCGAGCTGACCGAGGTCGAGGCCCGTCTCGCCGCCCTCAAGACCGGTGCGCCGGTGCAGGCCGCGATCGAGAACTGA
- a CDS encoding MFS transporter, with product MLFGAVVLSIFGAGMWAVVMVYTVIEAGGGPVELSAVAAANAVGLLVCAIPGGVAADRVPRRLLLRLVELVNLLAITSVAVAGVFGAATIPHLAVVAFVMGAGAGFFFPAYSAILPRILPPAQLLAANGLEGAIRPALQQAAGPAAAGVIVAAVLAPAHAAWGVVAAHALAFVLLLFVRPEPPAAPGEHHEAPEGVRGVLHDLREAVGFTVRTPWLLWTLLFATGWVLVFVGPEEVLLPFVTRDRIGEDPRLFGFLLAIYGLGGVLGSIVVSSMKLPRRYLTVMMGVWGVSTLPFAIVGITHQYWLMALCLFVVGFGFSYGNVIWGTLLQRRVPRHMLGRISSLDFFVSLALMPLSMALAGPLAEVLPIEVIFIAAGVIPLILGALAYVVARMSKDEIDHPLDH from the coding sequence ATGCTGTTCGGCGCCGTCGTGCTGTCGATCTTCGGCGCGGGCATGTGGGCCGTCGTCATGGTCTATACGGTCATCGAGGCCGGCGGCGGGCCGGTCGAGCTCTCCGCCGTGGCGGCGGCGAACGCCGTGGGGCTGCTCGTCTGCGCGATCCCCGGAGGCGTCGCGGCGGACCGCGTGCCGCGCCGGCTGCTGCTGCGCCTCGTCGAGCTCGTGAACCTGCTCGCGATCACATCGGTCGCGGTGGCCGGCGTGTTCGGCGCGGCGACGATCCCGCACCTCGCGGTCGTCGCGTTCGTGATGGGCGCGGGTGCGGGCTTCTTCTTCCCCGCGTACAGCGCGATCCTGCCGCGCATCCTGCCGCCCGCTCAGCTGCTCGCCGCGAACGGGCTCGAGGGGGCGATCCGTCCCGCCCTCCAGCAGGCGGCGGGCCCGGCGGCGGCCGGTGTGATCGTCGCGGCGGTGCTCGCGCCCGCGCATGCCGCATGGGGTGTCGTCGCGGCGCACGCGCTGGCGTTCGTGCTGCTGCTGTTCGTGCGCCCCGAGCCGCCCGCCGCGCCGGGGGAGCACCACGAGGCGCCTGAGGGTGTGCGGGGCGTGCTCCACGACCTGCGCGAGGCCGTGGGGTTCACCGTGCGCACGCCGTGGCTGCTGTGGACGCTGCTTTTCGCGACGGGGTGGGTGCTCGTGTTCGTCGGCCCCGAGGAAGTGCTCCTGCCCTTCGTCACCCGCGACCGCATCGGCGAGGATCCGCGCCTGTTCGGGTTTCTCCTTGCGATCTACGGGCTCGGCGGCGTGCTCGGGTCGATCGTCGTGTCGTCGATGAAGCTCCCGCGCCGCTACCTCACGGTCATGATGGGCGTGTGGGGCGTCAGCACGCTGCCCTTCGCGATCGTCGGCATCACGCACCAGTACTGGCTGATGGCGCTGTGCCTGTTCGTCGTCGGCTTCGGCTTCAGCTACGGCAACGTGATCTGGGGCACGCTGCTCCAGCGCCGTGTGCCTCGCCATATGCTCGGCCGCATCTCGAGTCTCGACTTCTTCGTCTCACTGGCCCTCATGCCGCTGTCGATGGCGCTCGCCGGGCCCCTCGCCGAGGTCCTGCCGATCGAGGTCATCTTCATCGCGGCGGGTGTGATTCCACTGATCCTCGGCGCGCTCGCCTACGTCGTCGCGCGCATGTCGAAGGATGAGATCGACCACCCGCTCGACCACTGA
- the trmB gene encoding tRNA (guanosine(46)-N7)-methyltransferase TrmB, translating to MSDAQERAWSELAPHFVIEVPRDRAATSILPDSAIDPAAVWGRAAPLIVEIGSGQGHAIVHAATSRPDTDFLAIEVFRAGLARTMLDADRAGARNLRLVEANAPEVLQHLLPEASVDELWIFFPDPWHKKKHTKRRLVAGGFGAIAARALKDGGMLRLATDWEDYALQMREVMSSAADFEATFEGEWAPRFDGRVLTAFERKGARVGRDIRDLSYRRVARS from the coding sequence ATGTCCGACGCCCAGGAGCGCGCGTGGAGCGAGCTCGCACCGCACTTCGTGATCGAGGTGCCGCGCGACCGCGCGGCCACGAGCATCCTGCCGGACTCGGCGATCGACCCCGCGGCGGTGTGGGGGCGCGCAGCGCCGCTCATCGTCGAGATCGGCTCGGGCCAGGGCCACGCGATCGTGCACGCCGCGACGTCGCGCCCCGACACGGACTTCCTCGCGATCGAGGTGTTCCGGGCCGGACTCGCCCGCACCATGCTCGACGCCGACCGGGCGGGCGCGCGCAACCTGCGCCTGGTCGAGGCGAACGCGCCCGAGGTGCTGCAGCACCTGCTGCCCGAGGCATCCGTCGACGAGCTCTGGATCTTCTTCCCGGATCCGTGGCACAAGAAGAAGCACACCAAGCGCCGCCTGGTCGCGGGGGGCTTCGGGGCGATCGCGGCACGTGCGTTGAAGGACGGCGGGATGCTGCGGCTCGCGACCGACTGGGAGGACTACGCGCTGCAGATGCGCGAGGTCATGTCGTCGGCGGCGGACTTCGAGGCGACGTTCGAGGGCGAGTGGGCGCCGCGCTTCGACGGCCGCGTGCTCACCGCTTTCGAGCGCAAGGGCGCGCGCGTGGGACGCGACATCCGAGATCTGTCGTATCGCCGCGTCGCGAGGTCATGA